The following coding sequences lie in one Conexivisphaerales archaeon genomic window:
- a CDS encoding UxaA family hydrolase, with protein MAKEGLTAYWNEDKKAGIRRRVAVVSLSSFCNEAVDMICQQVRGATPLTHAFGRNEIGINKKRLESSLLKTPLNPNVMSVLVVGYEPKSTEEYVRQFKSLSRKRIESVVLLENGTLETIRAGASKAVDMVQQASELRREPADYSDLIFGLKCGGSDTTSGVASNPAVGAATDIIISRGGTAIFSETTEIIGAEHILAKRAVSKEVGERIYEVAKRNEELAMSEGIDLIGTNPVPDNIKGGISTIEEKSLGAILKSGSSKIQGVLEYEEQPKGRGLYFMDSPSAAQAVLTALSAAGCQLILFSTGTGNPVGNPISPVLKITANPVTAKKLHEHIDVDISAILENKMTIQQAGKIVLEEAEKVVNGKLTKAEILRHDEYAPLPAGL; from the coding sequence ATGGCCAAGGAAGGGCTGACGGCATACTGGAACGAAGACAAGAAGGCAGGAATAAGAAGACGAGTCGCAGTTGTCTCGCTCTCCTCCTTCTGCAACGAAGCTGTGGATATGATATGCCAGCAGGTCAGGGGAGCTACTCCTTTGACTCATGCGTTCGGCAGAAATGAGATAGGAATAAACAAGAAGAGGCTTGAAAGCTCTCTGTTGAAGACGCCTCTGAACCCGAACGTGATGTCTGTTCTTGTTGTGGGGTATGAACCCAAATCGACAGAGGAGTATGTAAGGCAATTCAAGAGCTTATCAAGAAAAAGAATAGAGTCAGTGGTACTGCTTGAAAACGGGACGCTCGAGACAATACGAGCTGGTGCATCAAAGGCTGTAGATATGGTTCAGCAGGCGTCAGAATTAAGGAGAGAGCCTGCAGATTATTCCGACCTTATCTTTGGTCTGAAGTGCGGCGGTAGTGACACGACTTCAGGGGTGGCTTCTAACCCCGCGGTTGGGGCAGCAACAGACATCATAATCAGCAGAGGTGGTACAGCCATCTTCTCCGAGACCACAGAAATAATAGGGGCGGAACACATACTCGCAAAAAGGGCTGTAAGCAAAGAAGTAGGGGAACGCATCTATGAAGTTGCGAAGCGCAACGAGGAATTGGCTATGTCTGAGGGGATAGACCTGATAGGGACCAACCCGGTACCAGACAACATAAAGGGTGGCATTTCAACTATAGAGGAGAAATCACTCGGAGCAATACTGAAGAGTGGAAGTTCCAAGATTCAGGGGGTTCTGGAGTACGAGGAGCAACCGAAAGGAAGAGGCTTGTATTTCATGGATTCCCCTTCAGCAGCACAGGCTGTGCTTACTGCTTTGTCAGCTGCAGGTTGCCAATTGATACTCTTCTCGACTGGCACGGGCAACCCCGTCGGAAACCCGATCTCGCCTGTTCTCAAGATAACGGCTAACCCGGTTACCGCTAAGAAACTGCATGAGCACATAGATGTTGATATAAGTGCAATACTGGAAAACAAAATGACAATCCAGCAGGCAGGGAAGATTGTTTTGGAAGAGGCCGAAAAGGTTGTGAATGGAAAGCTGACAAAGGCTGAAATCCTCAGACATGATGAGTACGCTCCTCTGCCAGCAGGGCTTTAG
- a CDS encoding ABC transporter ATP-binding protein, with translation MGALGSDGSAKIRIDNLSHEYFDQTRKATVTALRNIDVTINDEEFVCILGPSGCGKSTLLNIVAGFIRPTKGKVYLDGKEIVKPGPDRAMVFQEHALFPWLTVQGNVEFGLEMQGKPKEERKKIAKQFISLVGLSGFEDRYPFELSGGMKQRLGLARSLAINPEVLLLDEPFASLDAQARRIMQDELLRILSQSKKTSILVTHSIDEAVYLADRLVLLSARPGMVLVNEEIDLPRPRSRTDERFVSLVEKFDSIIRKEVNRAEGKEEQFVTSNEVEKASTG, from the coding sequence ATGGGAGCGCTCGGTTCAGACGGCAGTGCAAAGATTCGGATTGATAATCTGAGCCATGAATACTTCGACCAGACCAGAAAGGCAACCGTGACAGCGCTGAGAAACATAGACGTTACAATAAACGATGAAGAATTTGTGTGCATTCTTGGTCCCTCTGGATGCGGCAAATCAACGCTCCTGAACATAGTTGCAGGTTTCATAAGGCCTACTAAAGGGAAAGTCTATCTTGACGGAAAAGAGATAGTAAAGCCCGGGCCTGACAGAGCGATGGTATTCCAGGAGCACGCACTATTCCCATGGCTTACTGTGCAGGGAAATGTGGAGTTCGGGCTTGAGATGCAGGGAAAGCCAAAAGAAGAAAGGAAGAAGATAGCTAAACAATTCATTTCGCTAGTTGGGTTGTCGGGTTTCGAGGACAGGTATCCGTTTGAACTTTCGGGAGGTATGAAGCAGAGGCTTGGTCTGGCCAGAAGTCTTGCAATCAACCCTGAAGTACTGCTTCTCGACGAGCCTTTTGCATCTTTAGATGCCCAGGCAAGAAGGATAATGCAGGACGAACTGCTGCGAATTCTCTCGCAGAGTAAGAAGACATCAATACTGGTGACTCACAGCATCGATGAAGCTGTCTACCTTGCGGACAGGCTGGTTCTACTTTCTGCAAGGCCTGGTATGGTTCTCGTAAACGAAGAGATAGACCTGCCCAGACCAAGGTCAAGGACCGACGAAAGGTTCGTTAGCTTAGTCGAAAAATTTGATTCGATAATAAGGAAGGAAGTTAACAGGGCAGAAGGAAAGGAGGAGCAGTTTGTAACTAGCAACGAGGTAGAAAAGGCATCGACAGGTTAA
- a CDS encoding UxaA family hydrolase yields the protein MSTKKESKEKRKGYLVLNEKDNVALAIRELPKGFEVEVTGKKVALRENIEFGHKFALTDIKKGEKVIKGGEVIGAATRDIMAGEHVHVHNIESLRAKERTWPRKG from the coding sequence ATGAGCACGAAGAAGGAGAGCAAGGAGAAGAGGAAGGGCTACCTTGTACTCAACGAAAAAGACAACGTAGCACTAGCAATAAGAGAGCTTCCCAAGGGTTTTGAAGTTGAGGTTACAGGAAAGAAGGTTGCACTAAGAGAGAATATAGAGTTCGGGCACAAGTTCGCTCTTACTGATATAAAGAAGGGAGAGAAAGTGATTAAGGGAGGAGAAGTAATAGGGGCAGCAACTCGGGATATTATGGCTGGAGAGCATGTGCATGTTCATAACATAGAATCCCTGAGGGCGAAGGAGAGAACATGGCCAAGGAAGGGCTGA
- a CDS encoding alcohol dehydrogenase catalytic domain-containing protein, which translates to MVLRNYGEQLVLTEKEIPHAGKGEALVRIRACGVCATDVKITEGKGPRSRLPLVLGHEGAGEVVESGNDSTLRPGTRVVIHPHIYCGKCLNCIDGWENICLDVKGSLGMTLDGCLEEYIVIREANLVPFKSDISFEEAALAGGTVAVPVSAIRRLGSMLGKKTVVFGLGALGFNAIQALKAVGAEVIALGRKKEKLEKARMLGADYAIDTENEGWLEEVMASTGRVGADFVFDLAGSVAHVPELIRTLRRGGSLAIIGYSDDQISLPYQRIALDALKIIGSRSYTRNDLRLAVEMVETRRVRPLIDSTYPLEESNEAIDATRRSGLMGRVVVKV; encoded by the coding sequence ATGGTTCTTAGAAATTACGGGGAACAGCTGGTATTAACTGAAAAAGAAATACCTCATGCGGGTAAAGGGGAGGCTTTGGTAAGAATCAGGGCATGCGGCGTATGCGCTACCGACGTTAAAATTACTGAGGGAAAAGGACCGAGATCAAGGCTACCGCTGGTGTTGGGCCATGAAGGAGCAGGTGAGGTCGTAGAATCAGGAAACGATTCAACTCTGAGACCTGGAACGAGAGTTGTAATACATCCTCATATCTACTGCGGCAAATGCTTGAACTGCATAGATGGCTGGGAGAATATCTGCCTTGACGTGAAGGGAAGCCTTGGCATGACTCTTGATGGATGTCTAGAAGAGTACATCGTAATAAGGGAGGCCAATCTTGTTCCTTTCAAATCTGACATTTCGTTCGAAGAAGCAGCGTTGGCAGGAGGTACAGTGGCTGTCCCGGTATCTGCTATCAGGAGACTAGGCAGTATGCTCGGAAAGAAGACTGTCGTCTTCGGGCTTGGAGCCCTGGGGTTCAACGCGATTCAGGCACTCAAAGCTGTTGGGGCCGAGGTCATTGCCCTTGGGAGGAAGAAGGAGAAACTCGAAAAGGCAAGGATGCTTGGAGCTGACTACGCCATCGATACTGAAAACGAAGGATGGCTTGAAGAAGTTATGGCTTCTACGGGCAGAGTTGGGGCCGACTTCGTGTTTGACCTTGCTGGTTCCGTTGCTCATGTACCTGAACTCATCAGAACCCTCAGAAGAGGCGGGAGCCTTGCCATAATTGGGTATAGCGATGACCAGATCAGCCTGCCATACCAAAGGATAGCGCTCGACGCGCTCAAGATAATAGGCTCCAGATCATATACCAGGAATGACCTGAGATTGGCAGTGGAAATGGTGGAGACCAGAAGGGTGAGACCACTGATAGACTCCACCTATCCGCTAGAAGAGTCGAATGAAGCGATAGATGCGACTAGGCGAAGCGGGCTCATGGGAAGAGTTGTGGTCAAAGTCTAG
- a CDS encoding ATP-binding protein, whose translation MNIEAAITRYIGASSPSEAVQREVPSPLFDFVVAVVGPRRAGKTTYMLQIKKGLKLPEENKIFLNCEDINLVGIQTDHLKNVEDAMLRIYSPSQNADVYLFIDEVQNMPDWEKWLRTLYDSRRYKIVVSGSTSELTTQKMHSALRGRAINTLILPFSFSEFLSAKGVRYSQYMPPHQEAAIASSFDEYIAYGGYPSVVLSSNNDQRLLILQEIFETVIQRDIIEKYRIKNTSIFKLFINSLLGSVGRQFSIRKMTNWLESQGVKVGRQTLLNYLEAAEDAFLLYRHQPYSKKPRERHVKPKLYVVDSGILSLVTKDYSKQLENQVFVELLRRRAKMGYWQGSSGREVDFVIENNQELTLLQVAYSLSDPVTFERETSALREADNHLHASRMLIITKADEEKRIQIGAKTILVLPAWKWFLNLSGSPGSMQSDDPSYLGLRWRNKKSNR comes from the coding sequence ATGAACATCGAAGCTGCAATCACAAGATACATTGGTGCATCATCTCCGTCTGAGGCCGTGCAGAGAGAAGTACCTTCACCGCTCTTCGATTTTGTGGTCGCTGTAGTAGGTCCAAGGAGAGCTGGAAAGACAACATACATGCTGCAGATAAAGAAGGGACTGAAGTTACCTGAAGAAAACAAGATATTTCTGAACTGCGAAGACATAAACCTCGTCGGAATTCAAACTGATCATCTCAAAAATGTTGAGGATGCTATGCTCAGGATATACTCTCCATCTCAAAATGCTGATGTCTATCTCTTTATCGATGAGGTGCAGAATATGCCAGACTGGGAGAAATGGTTGAGAACCCTGTATGATTCACGCAGATACAAAATTGTCGTTTCAGGCTCCACATCTGAACTTACTACCCAGAAGATGCATTCAGCGCTGAGAGGTAGAGCGATAAACACACTCATTCTCCCCTTTTCTTTCAGTGAATTTCTATCTGCCAAAGGGGTAAGGTACTCACAGTATATGCCCCCTCATCAAGAAGCAGCTATCGCATCCAGCTTTGATGAGTATATAGCCTACGGTGGCTACCCTTCTGTTGTTCTTTCGTCAAATAACGATCAGAGGCTGCTAATACTGCAAGAGATTTTTGAAACTGTAATACAAAGAGATATTATAGAGAAGTACAGAATTAAGAACACTTCTATCTTCAAGCTGTTCATCAATTCTCTTCTTGGTTCTGTAGGGAGACAGTTTTCAATCAGGAAGATGACAAACTGGCTCGAGTCACAAGGGGTAAAGGTAGGGAGACAGACATTGCTGAACTATCTTGAAGCTGCAGAGGATGCCTTCCTTCTCTACAGACATCAACCATATTCAAAGAAGCCGAGGGAAAGACATGTGAAGCCAAAGCTGTATGTTGTCGACTCTGGAATTCTTTCATTGGTCACAAAGGATTACTCCAAGCAGCTTGAGAATCAGGTCTTCGTGGAACTCCTGAGAAGAAGAGCAAAGATGGGTTATTGGCAGGGGAGCTCAGGCAGAGAAGTGGACTTTGTGATAGAAAACAACCAAGAGTTAACCCTGCTCCAGGTTGCCTATTCTTTATCGGATCCTGTAACATTTGAAAGAGAGACTTCAGCATTAAGAGAAGCAGATAATCATCTTCATGCTAGCAGGATGTTGATAATAACAAAGGCGGATGAAGAGAAAAGGATACAAATTGGAGCAAAGACCATTCTCGTTCTGCCAGCTTGGAAATGGTTCCTCAACCTTTCAGGTTCACCAGGCTCTATGCAATCTGACGACCCATCATACCTCGGTTTGAGATGGAGGAATAAGAAGAGTAATCGCTAG
- a CDS encoding 2-dehydropantoate 2-reductase translates to MRFAIIGAGSVGGYLGARLQMAGNEVTFVVREKRREQLEKSGLKLITPAETVSLRVDARVSASDIKRCDVCIVTVRNYSLDEVIDQIKSLASGGASIISLLNGVEHIEKISNAVARHKIVGGSAYIDSRLGDNGEIIHRSQVPRIVLGRLTGLADSNVEKIRDVFVGAGINTDVVEDLEKFLWKKYMFVLAGSFTAVAGCHIGEILEQDYGADTLRLLLREFQEVGLKSGVSLSEADIEDAFQEVKRQNRQWTSLLYEDLHARRKTEVEALWGYLVRKAREVGYDARASHVCYSILKIREAMNASP, encoded by the coding sequence TTGCGTTTTGCGATAATTGGTGCAGGGTCCGTAGGTGGGTACCTTGGTGCAAGGCTCCAGATGGCAGGGAACGAAGTTACATTCGTCGTCAGGGAGAAGAGGAGGGAGCAACTGGAAAAGTCTGGGCTGAAGCTAATTACCCCCGCGGAAACCGTGTCTTTGAGGGTCGATGCCAGGGTTTCAGCTAGCGATATAAAACGATGTGATGTATGCATAGTAACAGTAAGAAACTATAGCCTCGATGAAGTCATAGACCAGATAAAGTCACTGGCTTCTGGCGGAGCGAGCATCATATCTCTGCTCAACGGAGTAGAACATATTGAAAAGATAAGCAACGCTGTTGCAAGGCATAAGATAGTGGGAGGTTCTGCGTACATAGATTCAAGACTGGGCGATAATGGAGAAATTATACACAGGAGCCAGGTTCCGCGCATTGTCCTCGGAAGACTAACAGGGCTGGCTGACAGCAACGTTGAAAAGATTAGGGATGTCTTTGTTGGTGCCGGCATAAACACTGACGTTGTGGAAGACTTGGAAAAATTTCTTTGGAAGAAATACATGTTCGTACTGGCTGGTAGCTTCACAGCTGTCGCTGGCTGTCACATTGGTGAAATACTGGAGCAGGACTACGGAGCTGATACTTTGAGGTTGTTGCTACGGGAGTTCCAGGAAGTTGGCCTAAAGTCGGGTGTCAGCCTGTCAGAAGCTGACATTGAAGATGCCTTCCAAGAGGTTAAAAGACAGAACAGACAATGGACCTCTCTGCTATACGAAGACTTGCATGCGCGAAGGAAGACTGAAGTCGAGGCGCTCTGGGGATACCTCGTCAGAAAAGCCAGAGAAGTTGGATACGACGCAAGGGCATCGCATGTTTGCTATTCAATACTGAAGATCAGAGAAGCTATGAACGCTTCTCCATGA
- a CDS encoding ABC transporter substrate-binding protein, producing MGSKVRLSKENFNASKIIRRKIRRAISATIVAVIVVVVIVAAVGGYLYYSSSSQPKTLTTLQIGSSTSTTVGGLVAVAEAEGFFAKEGINASITYFQSGAAETNAIASGQIPLGISGATPFLGMVTGGVPVVLIATAYKPTATHFLIVNKNLNVTTPQQLEGLKLGLPFGSDAQYLTYAFLKLYNIPISKVQLVNLQPAQLVTAYKQGQIDGISFLWVPPVRQAIQSVPSTILAQNNESFFYGSTQQLNLTHFGAIFARTDWLKQNQQVAVNFLKAMYMAQQFVNNPSNYNKSISDIANAIGATTSSVAADFQGLVFQISITPSVAEAYQNEINLMYGAGVFKTSVNISNYVDTNLLAQVSSSLVSYQGGYTG from the coding sequence ATGGGCTCGAAAGTAAGGCTTTCCAAAGAGAACTTCAATGCCTCGAAAATCATTAGGAGAAAGATTCGACGGGCCATTTCAGCAACAATAGTGGCAGTCATTGTCGTTGTTGTCATAGTTGCTGCTGTGGGAGGGTATCTCTACTATTCTTCATCCTCTCAACCAAAGACACTTACGACTCTTCAGATAGGTTCATCGACTTCCACCACCGTGGGAGGGCTTGTTGCAGTTGCTGAAGCTGAAGGTTTCTTTGCGAAAGAAGGAATCAATGCAAGCATAACCTACTTCCAGTCAGGGGCTGCAGAAACCAACGCCATAGCATCGGGTCAGATACCCCTGGGTATATCAGGCGCTACACCATTCTTGGGTATGGTTACAGGAGGCGTACCTGTTGTGCTTATAGCTACAGCCTATAAGCCTACGGCAACCCACTTCCTCATAGTAAACAAGAACCTAAACGTAACCACACCGCAGCAACTCGAAGGACTGAAGCTAGGCCTCCCGTTTGGTTCAGACGCTCAGTATCTTACTTACGCCTTTTTGAAGCTCTACAATATACCCATATCAAAGGTCCAGCTAGTAAATCTTCAGCCTGCTCAACTCGTGACTGCATACAAGCAGGGACAGATAGACGGAATAAGCTTTCTTTGGGTTCCGCCAGTGAGGCAGGCGATCCAATCTGTACCAAGCACTATCCTCGCTCAGAACAACGAGAGCTTCTTCTATGGCAGCACACAGCAGCTAAATCTCACCCACTTTGGCGCTATCTTCGCAAGAACAGACTGGTTGAAGCAGAATCAACAGGTTGCTGTCAACTTCCTCAAGGCGATGTACATGGCTCAACAATTCGTGAACAATCCGAGCAACTATAACAAATCGATTTCAGATATAGCTAACGCAATAGGCGCAACAACGTCATCTGTGGCCGCAGACTTCCAAGGCTTGGTCTTCCAGATATCCATAACTCCCTCCGTTGCAGAGGCGTACCAGAATGAAATAAACCTGATGTATGGCGCTGGGGTATTCAAGACTTCAGTCAACATATCCAACTATGTTGATACCAATTTGCTAGCTCAAGTAAGCTCAAGTCTGGTCTCCTATCAGGGCGGATACACTGGCTGA
- a CDS encoding AbrB/MazE/SpoVT family DNA-binding domain-containing protein, whose protein sequence is MEYEVVITRKGQTTIPAPLRKKYRMVEGTRLVVIDSGEGILLKPAASILDLAGSGAIFATAEEMKKELRRMREEDA, encoded by the coding sequence ATGGAATATGAAGTGGTAATCACCAGGAAAGGACAGACAACAATTCCTGCCCCCCTGAGGAAAAAATACAGAATGGTGGAGGGCACAAGGTTGGTTGTAATAGATTCAGGCGAAGGAATATTGCTCAAACCTGCTGCAAGCATTTTGGACTTGGCTGGTTCTGGAGCAATTTTTGCTACTGCTGAGGAAATGAAGAAGGAGCTGCGAAGGATGAGAGAGGAAGATGCATGA
- a CDS encoding cyclase family protein: MTWYDLTHPFENGMPVPDWPGEHRQEFELVTYNVSVNSGTQNNLHMNLHCGTHVDAPSHYDRAGRSIDQMPFDYLVGEAAVIDVKKDALGLVKLEEVEQFSDLIKGKKMVFLRTSWEEHWKTKEYETMYPYLAPELGEYFVEKKLHAIGLDTPGPDAPIRSGHRKGDPLHITLLSN, translated from the coding sequence ATGACTTGGTATGACCTTACTCATCCGTTTGAAAACGGGATGCCTGTGCCCGACTGGCCTGGCGAACACAGACAAGAATTTGAATTAGTAACTTACAACGTTTCAGTGAATAGTGGTACTCAGAACAACCTTCACATGAACCTTCACTGCGGCACGCATGTCGATGCTCCATCCCACTATGACAGAGCTGGAAGGTCGATTGACCAGATGCCGTTCGACTATTTGGTTGGGGAGGCTGCTGTGATCGATGTGAAGAAAGATGCACTGGGGCTGGTGAAGCTTGAGGAGGTAGAACAGTTCAGCGACCTGATAAAGGGCAAAAAAATGGTCTTTCTGAGAACTAGCTGGGAGGAGCACTGGAAGACGAAGGAATATGAAACTATGTATCCTTACCTGGCTCCCGAGCTGGGAGAATATTTTGTGGAAAAAAAGCTTCATGCGATAGGTCTCGATACACCTGGCCCAGACGCCCCGATAAGAAGCGGACACAGAAAGGGAGACCCGCTCCACATAACACTGCTGAGTAAC
- a CDS encoding YciI family protein: protein MIVCQFVSFMEQPTEELMKKHRAFLREKGKKGELMLAGRFYDKTGSLMVWRANSVEEARRIASEDPYYVNGITTFILKRWNLTWDFTENPPVQPDE, encoded by the coding sequence ATGATAGTTTGCCAATTCGTAAGTTTTATGGAGCAACCTACGGAAGAACTGATGAAGAAGCATAGAGCCTTCCTTAGAGAGAAAGGGAAAAAGGGAGAGCTGATGCTTGCAGGCAGGTTTTACGACAAGACTGGTTCGCTTATGGTCTGGAGGGCAAATTCCGTTGAAGAAGCCAGGAGGATTGCAAGCGAGGACCCCTATTATGTAAACGGCATTACTACCTTTATTCTGAAGAGATGGAATTTGACCTGGGATTTTACCGAAAACCCACCTGTTCAACCAGATGAATAA
- a CDS encoding ABC transporter permease, with protein sequence MDRRRYALGAGGVLILLAVWWLLSQFQLVNPLFLPTPVSVVSSAYENADALARAFGISLFRLLVGFVIGVAIGVMVGILVGWVKFLQKSLLPIVDMIRSIPNLAWIPLAIVWFGIGNYSKFFVIALAVFFPVFTNTYLGVKNIDPVIVRASMNFGVSGLRMLYKVLLPASLGDIFIGLKVGMQSGIVAMIATEVVASTAGLGYIMDQASSFFKSGLVIAVMLSIGVLGYLLTQAMVRLERRFARWTVAIGER encoded by the coding sequence ATGGATAGAAGGCGCTATGCGCTCGGGGCTGGAGGAGTGCTTATCCTTCTGGCCGTATGGTGGCTCTTATCACAATTTCAACTGGTCAACCCACTATTTCTGCCTACGCCAGTGTCAGTCGTGAGTAGCGCGTATGAGAACGCGGATGCACTGGCCAGAGCTTTCGGAATATCTCTCTTCAGACTGCTTGTGGGTTTCGTAATAGGTGTAGCAATAGGAGTGATGGTAGGAATACTGGTGGGATGGGTAAAGTTTCTTCAGAAGTCACTTCTTCCCATAGTCGACATGATAAGGTCCATTCCCAACCTTGCATGGATACCTTTAGCAATAGTCTGGTTCGGCATAGGCAACTATTCCAAGTTTTTCGTCATCGCGCTTGCTGTATTCTTTCCGGTCTTTACTAATACTTACCTTGGAGTAAAGAACATCGACCCTGTAATCGTCAGGGCTTCAATGAATTTTGGTGTTTCTGGGCTCAGGATGCTTTACAAGGTACTTCTGCCAGCATCGCTCGGTGACATATTCATCGGCCTGAAGGTAGGAATGCAGTCGGGGATAGTTGCGATGATAGCGACTGAGGTCGTTGCCTCTACTGCTGGGCTGGGATACATCATGGACCAGGCAAGCTCATTCTTCAAATCGGGTCTTGTAATTGCTGTTATGCTATCGATAGGAGTGCTTGGCTACCTGCTTACGCAGGCGATGGTCAGGCTTGAAAGAAGGTTTGCAAGATGGACTGTAGCAATAGGTGAAAGATGA
- a CDS encoding sulfite exporter TauE/SafE family protein gives MTRLEFLLAIAIVFLIGVISMLVSTLTGGGTNVILVPFLILIYHFPAGEAIGTAFLALLAGSIIAALGFIAKGQAKVRLGILLGLLTVPGILLGTLLSAITQEELFRLSLGIVILALSFLVAKGRHGEKDNLSSDVQQHVTNLPNLKLASVLFVATGFFIGFFGQGGGLLLLPVMQFAGFSFLQTLGTLRIIAMIISATAFSSRLAIAQVNLTIGVFLALGTIAGGFLGARIATSANITLLKYLAAALIASLGVALIVETVA, from the coding sequence GTGACCAGATTGGAATTCCTGCTAGCTATTGCGATTGTATTTCTGATAGGCGTCATTAGCATGCTCGTCTCGACCCTGACTGGAGGCGGCACAAACGTCATTCTCGTACCCTTTCTGATTCTAATCTATCATTTCCCTGCAGGTGAAGCCATAGGTACAGCATTTCTAGCCCTTCTGGCAGGGAGCATAATCGCAGCCCTCGGCTTCATAGCAAAAGGTCAGGCCAAGGTCAGACTCGGAATACTGCTCGGTCTGCTGACTGTACCAGGCATATTGCTGGGCACGCTTCTATCAGCCATTACACAGGAAGAGCTTTTCAGGCTGAGCCTCGGAATAGTGATACTAGCACTCTCGTTCCTTGTAGCCAAGGGCCGTCATGGAGAAAAAGACAACTTGTCATCAGACGTTCAGCAGCATGTAACGAATCTACCAAACCTGAAACTCGCCTCGGTTCTCTTCGTAGCCACAGGCTTCTTCATCGGCTTTTTTGGCCAGGGAGGGGGGCTTCTTCTGCTACCAGTAATGCAATTTGCAGGTTTCTCCTTCCTTCAGACTCTTGGAACTCTTAGAATAATTGCCATGATTATAAGTGCAACAGCTTTCAGCTCAAGGCTGGCTATCGCCCAGGTTAACCTGACTATTGGTGTCTTCCTTGCACTCGGCACCATTGCCGGCGGATTTCTCGGGGCAAGGATTGCAACCAGCGCCAACATAACGCTATTGAAATATCTAGCTGCAGCCCTGATAGCCTCACTCGGCGTCGCACTAATCGTTGAAACCGTTGCATAA
- a CDS encoding ABC transporter permease, whose product MLSKRSSDIILPVASVALLIVVWQLIVSLKIVDPFFLPPPSGVISAAVQLSARGELETDILISTERALEGYALGSAIGIVAGLAMGTFRTLAELAEPAVEFFRQIPEVAWIPLAILIFGLGGKAVLFIITYGSVWPVLINTYDGVKLVDTSYKRAALSLGATPFKMFYKVNLRAALPRIYSGLWTSIGIAFRSLVVAELAVATTGVGSGIGYMMNFYYNQYVRTDVLVLGMVVLAVLGFVAQKGLSAAMKRLLRWLPQFTG is encoded by the coding sequence ATGCTCAGCAAAAGAAGTTCTGACATAATTCTGCCTGTTGCAAGCGTAGCCCTACTTATAGTTGTATGGCAGCTTATAGTGTCGCTGAAGATTGTAGATCCGTTCTTCCTGCCTCCTCCCTCTGGTGTGATTAGCGCAGCTGTTCAGCTTTCTGCCAGGGGCGAACTTGAGACAGATATTCTGATAAGCACAGAAAGAGCTCTCGAGGGTTATGCCTTGGGCTCCGCCATTGGCATCGTTGCAGGTCTTGCGATGGGAACGTTCAGAACGCTTGCAGAACTCGCAGAGCCTGCTGTAGAGTTTTTCAGGCAGATACCTGAGGTTGCCTGGATACCTCTGGCAATACTGATCTTCGGCCTTGGAGGAAAGGCTGTTCTGTTCATTATAACCTATGGCTCAGTATGGCCTGTACTGATTAACACCTATGACGGTGTTAAGCTGGTAGACACGTCGTACAAGAGGGCAGCACTATCCCTTGGGGCAACGCCGTTCAAGATGTTTTACAAAGTCAACCTGAGGGCCGCGCTTCCCAGGATATATTCTGGTCTCTGGACTTCCATAGGGATAGCCTTCAGGTCTCTGGTTGTTGCCGAACTTGCGGTTGCAACAACAGGTGTTGGGTCAGGTATCGGCTACATGATGAACTTCTACTATAACCAGTATGTAAGAACAGATGTGCTGGTTCTTGGCATGGTTGTTCTGGCGGTTCTAGGTTTCGTTGCGCAGAAAGGTCTTTCCGCAGCCATGAAAAGGCTCCTCAGATGGCTACCTCAATTTACAGGCTGA